In the genome of Mercurialis annua linkage group LG8, ddMerAnnu1.2, whole genome shotgun sequence, the window TTACATGGCAAGccgaaattataaaaaagaacatagttcagtgattttttttttaataaaaggtataactcaatgaccttttttgtaattcacaaaaTGTTTAACGATCCTTTGGTAATAATGGAAACACTTTTGTAACAaaggtatagtttagtgaccattttgttaaaaatatttatttactgacctttctgtaatttgagaaaaagttaGTGATCTACACAGTTCAATCCTTAGCAGTCCCTTTGTCCGAGAAGTTGTTCTTTCGGCGTATGCAGTGCGTTGTATGCCAAAAAAGAGTAGCTCAGTTTATTGATTGAAGGCAATTGTTCGATTAGTGTAATTTGAGATTAACTTGTGAAATCTTTTTATTCAGTCCTTTCAAGTACTTAAATCACTTTATCGTTTTCACAATACCTCTTGATTGTGTCAGAGACACCACAAGTTCTTCTGCTAAAAAAACATAAGTAGGTATAGGCCTCATATTTGATAGTTCATCCGAAAGTGTTTTTAGAAATGTATAGTACTCACTAGCCGTCAAATTTTCCTGCTTTAAAGCATAAATTTCTACATACGAATCACCTATTCTAATCCCATCTCCTTGCGAGAATCTCTCCTTAAGGACGATCATATGTCAAGAGCATTACCAATGCACGGAATACTCCGAGCAGTAGTAGAAGAAACTGACATGTTGATCCATGAAACCACCATAGTGTTGCAGAAATCTCCACAAGTATAATTTAGTGGCAAATACATTATTTAAATATGCCTCACAATTATTTGAAAAGACAAACAATTGTTATTGTCTATTGAGAAGATACGAAATTTGATCCTATTGTAACGTTTTGGTTTTGCAAGAAATTTTGAAACCAGAAAGCTGAGGCTTTTGGAATTctttgtaaattatttttgtagTTTATATATGTCAACCCAAATCTAACCGTGTAACCGAAGGACCATTCAAAATCATCAAGAAATGACCAAACATAGTATCCCCTCACATCAACTCCTTCCCTGCCAAAATCATATAATCCGttaattacaaatataaattattggtaAAATTATATGTCATGTTATTAATTAGAAAGACCAACAATATAGTTTATTCCTTAAATTTCCTAAATAATGAAGATACGGTGAACCGAAACGTATCGGTAATGGATGTAACGTTACGTAACGGTCGACCAAAGCACAACATATATATGCTGAATAagttattttgtaaaataatattACATAATGTAACGGCCTTTTTTAATACTATGAATGCGATAATAGTACTCACTTGATAGCTTGTAGGAGATAGGATAGATGAAGATAATGGTACATTATTCTTGTGGTATCGTTTAGGGCGTCCTTAATTGGCATAGAGCTATTATCTTGCATTCCTGCCACATGAAGTGGGGTTAAATACTTTTGCTGttataagaaattaaaaaaggtcaatgaattataattattttataaaacggttactgaattataaaaattataaaataattattaaactataatttttctattataataATTACTAAACTATAAAAATGTACGAAACGGTAACCGAACTATAGCTTATAAAACAGTTACCGGTCACATTTACTGATAAGGAAGAGGTAAATCAATAATCATTccgttaaaaaaatcaataatcatTGGGTAAAAGAAACTAGATATAGgcaacatttttattaaaaaattagtagcttttttttaataattaaaaaaaaaaggagtgtTTGTAGAAAAAATTGCAATTCATTATAATTCTGTAACtattttatgaaaaatgttattttgataatctttcaatttcttttataactgacaatttcataaaaaaagttataatttgatAACCGTTAAATTATTGAAGTACATAGAGTATTACAAAGTTTAGGCACCcgaaaaaggaaaaataaaaccGTAGATTGCGGCTAATAATTTTGCGGGTCCCTTACAGTAAACCCTTAAGTTTAAAAAACGGCCACTAAACCcattaaatttccaaaaagttATTAATTCTGTAAAAAATGATGAATAGTCACTTAAAAATATCTATGGCGGCACTACATAAGCTGACACCTCACCAAAAATctaaaataccaaaaaatactctaaaattttcaatttaaaaattacaaaataaataaactcaATTCAATCAAACCCAACCCAATAAATCACTTAATCCCTAACCGCCACCAACCGCCGGGAATTTTTTTTCCGGCTGTCTTCTTCTATATGTTCTGCGAAGGAAGAACAAATCGGGTCTGTTCTTCACGAAGAACAACCTCATGTGTTCTTCGTGAAGAACAAATGAACCTATTTTTCGTGAAGAACATTGGCTGGAAAAATTTACCTACCAATCTATTGAAGAACTAAAGgccgaaaatattttttggcGATGGATGGATGGCGGAGGCCGGAAAAATATGCGGCGGTTTGTGGTCGGTggcaattaaaaattgaatgtttagatttgttttggttggatttgactttttatttttatcttttaattactttttaacGCTTTAGGGGTCTTTTAGATGTTTTGAATTTTTACGGTATTTTGGTGAGGTGTCAGCTGATGTGGCACCACCATAATTTTTTAGTGAAAGCTCATCATTTTTAACATAGTTAACATATTTTTAGATGGAAGGGGTTTAATAAGCGCCACCATTAATTAGGAGGCTTACTGactgttttttaatatttacagGATTTACTgtaaaagaattttaaaatgaGGGGTACATGAGTGATTATTAGCTCAAAGATTGCTTACCATTCTCGGTGATAATAATAGGGGGATGCTTGTATTTTTTGTCTATATACACTAATACGTCTTGAAGCCCTTTTGGATACAAGTATATCCATCTGGAAATCTACAAAACAAATGTAACaaccattttaattaaaatgaaatgatTTTCtcgattaagtgattaataatTATCTACAAATTATGATTCGTTTCTCAAATAtactatgattttaaattttcctGTTAgaattcattatttttattatttctgcCAAATAAATCCATATTATACGTCTATATATACAAAACTTATCATATTTGGCATATACGACGCATTATATCTGTCAAAAAATAAGCATCGAAATATTTGACAACACTCAAAAAAATGAACCAAACTGACAATACtcgaaaaaataataattcatacttataaaattttaaaaattatgatatatttgaCAGTGAAGTATATTTATGGATACtaaatacattatatatatatatatatatatatatatatatatatataataatcatATCAAGATATAATAGGGAAAAAATTCGAAAACGATGAAAAACAACAAAATACCTGTTGTCCGATAGGAATTCCATTTCGCTGGGCTGCAAGAGAAAATTGAACAGCATAAATAAAAAGATTgattgtaaaaataattatgaatttCAACGTGTTTGTAATTAATACGATCTTTAAATATGGTAAAATCAGTTAtcaatgattatttttttgGCGAATCAAAACACCATCATTGAAAAAACATCGACATGATTGAATACGGGAGTACTATATCAATAGAAAATAAGTCGGCATTCTAATTTTctgaaaaattgaaattgataaCAAATTtcatcatattttaaaattagtgtttTATTTGCATGCatttaacctaattaaaattgataacaAAGTAAAATGCTTACTGGACTCAATAACATGGTTATCTGTAGTGTAACTTAGATTGGCAGCTGTAGAGAATGTGGAGACAGCATCCACATATCTTGCGGTGTAATAATTTACTCCAACAAAATCAATGGATCCTTTGATCATCTTTGATTCCTCTTTTGTGAATTTTGGCAATCTATTTCCTACTATCTCTCTCATTGTCATAGGATAATCACCATATGTTATAGGATGGAGAATCCTATGCAAcaaaaatacataatatatataaaattttaagtagATTTAATTCAATGtgtataagaataaaaaaaattatttttaatataataggccaaattattattaaaattaaattttttatgtttttttaatcaattacgacaaaatcttttaatttttataattatgtctaATTGGAAATcgttttttgcaattatattttcaagactttaaattttaaaacttttgcggtttttatcaattgcgatcaaatttttaaaataattgttttaaaggttagacaatatattaaaaatttggttGTAAAAGGTTATTCAAAGATTTAGGTACAATTGCAAAAAGTTTTTTAAATTGGACATAactataaaaactaaaaatattaaatcataatTGGTAAAAGAcgtaattgtttggatttaaaaaataattacccTTATTCAATAATATGatggaatttaattaattttgttgaaaATTGACTTGGTATagagaatttatttaaaacagtaATTAAATGGGAATTCAACTCACCATCCAATTGTAAAATCAAGACCTCTAGAAGCAGCCTTCTTGCTGGAAGATGTTTGAAACTTGGGCACCTTCCAAAATGATGTTAAAACAATGCCTATGTTTCCTTTATGTGAATCCTAATCATTCCATTCACAATTCGTATCATTAAtgattttgttataatttatttttatttacttatacTATTAACTCtttctataaaaaaacaatcaatcaaCTCTCAGCTTATGCGGAATGATGTTTATTGTTTTctcttaatattatattatttgattCATGGAATGGATTAGATATTCTTAAGGAATAAAACAGCTAATggaatagttattttaaaagatcaaatgactaaaaaagctaaattttttataaaaatttcacgaAAGTgcaaaactttcaattttatccgtATCCTCCTGAAATGCAGGTTCtcgtttcaataatgtccaactatGTGATTTTGCTGATGTGGTGCctacgtggcgctgatgtggcattgccacacatcagcgccacataagcaaaatcacgtagttggacataattgaaaaaaaaaatcatgcatttcaggacaaattaaataataaaattgaaagttttggacttttgtgaaactttcatgaaatgtttcgccttttttagtaATGACCAATAGTGAAACTCTACATGTTAATTGTTCAAAAATCTAAAGAAGGTAAATTTATAAAGTTGAAATGGAGTTGATTAACTCTAAATGATAGAATCCAACTTATTTTTAGAGTTGGGTTGTA includes:
- the LOC126662162 gene encoding beta-glucosidase 17-like isoform X3 translates to MKEIGLKSFRFSISWSRILPYGRTSKGVNQEGVNFYNSMIDELLSNGIEPFITLFHWDLPQVLEDEYGGFLNPKIVDDYGDYVKFCFEEFGDRVKYWATINEPNYFSCFGYAYGINAPGRCSNYIHNCTAGNSATEPYIVMHNMLLCHATAVRLYRQMYQDSHKGNIGIVLTSFWKVPKFQTSSSKKAASRGLDFTIGWILHPITYGDYPMTMREIVGNRLPKFTKEESKMIKGSIDFVGVNYYTARYVDAVSTFSTAANLSYTTDNHVIESTQRNGIPIGQQISRWIYLYPKGLQDVLVYIDKKYKHPPIIITENGMQDNSSMPIKDALNDTTRIMYHYLHLSYLLQAIKEGVDVRGYYVWSFLDDFEWSFGYTVRFGLTYINYKNNLQRIPKASAFWFQNFLQNQNVTIGSNFVSSQ
- the LOC126662162 gene encoding beta-glucosidase 17-like isoform X1, which encodes MDSTLLLLALTFMYFWAHTHGLDPYLQNSVALSKTSFPKAFIFGAASSAYQIEGAAHTNGRKPSIWDTFTNQHSEIIEDHSNGDTAEDFYHRYKEDISLMKEIGLKSFRFSISWSRILPYGRTSKGVNQEGVNFYNSMIDELLSNGIEPFITLFHWDLPQVLEDEYGGFLNPKIVDDYGDYVKFCFEEFGDRVKYWATINEPNYFSCFGYAYGINAPGRCSNYIHNCTAGNSATEPYIVMHNMLLCHATAVRLYRQMYQDSHKGNIGIVLTSFWKVPKFQTSSSKKAASRGLDFTIGWILHPITYGDYPMTMREIVGNRLPKFTKEESKMIKGSIDFVGVNYYTARYVDAVSTFSTAANLSYTTDNHVIESTQRNGIPIGQQISRWIYLYPKGLQDVLVYIDKKYKHPPIIITENGMQDNSSMPIKDALNDTTRIMYHYLHLSYLLQAIKEGVDVRGYYVWSFLDDFEWSFGYTVRFGLTYINYKNNLQRIPKASAFWFQNFLQNQNVTIGSNFVSSQ